In Microtus ochrogaster isolate Prairie Vole_2 chromosome 4, MicOch1.0, whole genome shotgun sequence, one genomic interval encodes:
- the Tsnaxip1 gene encoding translin-associated factor X-interacting protein 1 produces the protein MANPETRYYSFSKPRPRTRSSGGTTEAKGVEKRKLSQKRRTLPLQLSIGGHLSPWPTYTSGQTILHKRKPCSEDCRKRANSWQQQPLGTSKPRYLEQLENYLRKELLLLDLGTDSAQELRLQPYREIFEFFIQDFKTYKPLLSSIKNAYEVMLAHQREKIRALEPLKAKIITMNEDCSERILAMRAEERYEISQLKKEKMNLLKLIDKKNEEKISLQSEVAKLRKSLAEEYLRYLTERDARKILIGDLNELRYQREDMSLAQSPGVWGEDPVKLTLALKMTRQDLTRTQMELNTMKANFGDMVPRRDFEMLEKTNTDLQEQLESLRADYEEVRKEHELLLQLHMSTLKERDQFHFELQEIQRTSTPRPDWSKCESVIAGGPERWFMLAEGKNSDQLVDVLLEEIGNALLREKDFFPGLGFGDSIPAFLRFDGPVENKKPTKKEVVHLLEDAWKERLAEEQKESFPDFFFNFLERRFGVNDAMAWAYTIFENIKLFRSSEVMRHFYAVLIGKRKESVYVSQKETMSQLLKEMINVDTQKEGLITMEQLSTILKNTFPLKKEEQIQELMETAGWSPDISSTEVLNYRILFTEDEEGQSEPFVQKLWEQYDNEKDAYLKELKQDLGLDQTDEVSLLKMRVALTNIDPSLDKQVLSTYLSQAFQLPVAELPLEEDEKQQEEIVVKLETALDRLRMADTKRVGPPREPEQAS, from the exons ATGGCCAACCCCGAGACTCGCTACTACAGTTTCTCCAAGCCGAG ACCACGTACTCGATCTTCAGGAGGGACTACAGAAGCCAAGGGCGTTGAGAAACGCAAGCTCTCGCAGAAACGAAGAACACTG CCCTTGCAGTTATCCATTGGCGGCCACCTATCCCCATGGCCAACATACACGAGTGGCCAGACGATTCTCCATAAACGAAAGCCCTGTTCCGAGGACTGCCGGAAGCGAGCCAA TAGCTGGCAGCAGCAGCCCCTGGGCACTTCCAAGCCCAGGTACCTGGAGCAACTAGAGAACTACCTGCGCAAGGAGCTCCTCCTGCTGGACCTGGGCACGGATTCTGCACAAGAGCTGAGGCTGCAG CCTTACAGGGAGATCTTTGAGTTCTTCATACAGGATTTCAAGACATACAAGCCATTGTTGTCCTCCATCAAGAATGCTTATGAGGTGATGCTGG CCCACCAAAGGGAGAAAATTCGGGCCCTGGAACCCCTGAAGGCCAAGATCATCACTATGAATGAGGACTGCAGTGAACGGATCCTGGCCATGAGGGCTGAGGAGAGGTACGAAATCTCCCAactgaagaaagagaagatgaattTGCTAAAACTCATTGATAAAAAGAACGAGGAGAAGATCTCATTGCAGAGTGAG gtggCTAAACTGAGGAAGAGCTTGGCTGAGGAGTACCTTCGCTACCTTACTGAGCGAGATGCCCGCAAGATTCTCATTGGGGACCTGAATGAGCTACGATACCAACGAGAAGACATGTCACTAGCCCAGTCCCCAG GTGTTTGGGGAGAGGATCCTGTGAAACTAACACTGGCACTGAAGATGACCCGACAAGACCTGACCCGTACCCAGATGGAACTCAACACCATGAAAGCCAACTTTGGAGACATGGTGCCCAGGAGAGACTTTGAAATGCTGGAGAAGACCAACACGGATCTTCAAGAGCAG CTGGAAAGCCTGCGAGCTGACTATGAAGAGGTCCGGAAGGAACATGAGTTACTGCTGCAGCTGCATATGAGCACGCTGAAGGAGCGGGACCAGTTCCACTTCGAGCTGCAGGAGATCCAGCGCACCTCCACACCTCGACCTGACTGGAGCAAATGCGAAA GTGTCATTGCGGGGGGTCCAGAACGCTGGTTTATGCTGGCTGAAGGAAAGAACAGTGACCAGCTGGTGGACGTGCTGCTGGAGGAGATTGGCAATGCTCTGCTTCGGGAGAAAGACTTCTTCCCTGGTCTG GGCTTTGGGGACTCTATCCCTGCTTTCCTTCGGTTTGATGGCCCTGTGGAGAACAAGAAGCCAACCAAGAAGGAGGTGGTACATCTCCTTGAGGATGCCTGGAAGGAACGGCTTGCAGAAGAGCAG AAAGAGTCATTCCCggatttcttcttcaattttctgGAACGTCGCTTTGGGGTCAATGATGCCATGGCCTGGGCTTATACCATTTTTGAAAACATCAAGCTCTTTCGCTCCAGCGAGGTCATGCGTCACTTCTATGCAGTCTTGATAGGAAAG AGGAAGGAAAGCGTATATGTCAGCCAAAAGGAGACAATGTCCCAGCTGCTCAAGGAGATGATAAATGTCGACACTCAGAAAGAGGGGTTAATAACCATGGAGCAATTGAG CACCATCCTCAAGAATACCTTTCCTCTCAAGAAGGAAGAGCAAATTCAGGAGCTAATGGAGACAGCAGGCTGGAGTCCTGACATCAGCAGTACAGAAGTGCTCAATTACCGGATATTGTTTACTGAG GATGAGGAGGGCCAGAGTGAGCCATTTGTGCAAAAGCTGTGGGAACAGTATGACAACGAAAAGGATGCATACTTAAAAGAACTGAAGCAGGATCTGGGCCTAGATCA AACTGATGAGGTGAGCCTATTGAAGATGCGTGTGGCCCTGACAAACATTGATCCTAGCCTGGACAAGCAGGTGCTGAGTACCTACCTAAGCCAGGCCTTCCAGCTCCCTGTGGCAGAACTGCCATTGGAGGAAGAtgagaagcagcaggaagaaatCGTGGTAAAACTTGAGACTGCACTTGACCGGCTTCGGATGGCAGACACCAAACGTGTAGGACCACCACGAGAGCCAGAGCAAGCAAGCTAG